One Cellulomonas sp. Y8 DNA segment encodes these proteins:
- the purD gene encoding phosphoribosylamine--glycine ligase, whose protein sequence is MKILVVGAGAREHALTLALSRDPQVTDLHAAPGNPGIGALATLHAVDPLDGAAVADLATTLGADLVVVGPEAPLVAGVADAVRAAGVPVFGPSAQAARLEGSKAFAKEVMAAAGVPTADPVVVTEASAAEAALDTFGAPYVVKDDGLAAGKGVVVTEDRSVALEHALACLAKPGGRVVVEDYLDGPEVSLFVLSDGTHVVPLVPAQDFKRVGDADTGPNTGGMGAYTPLPWAPEGLVDEVVAQVARPTVDEMARRGTPFVGVLYCGLALTSRGTRVVEFNARFGDPETQVVLARLATPLAGVLLAAATGGLGDLPPLEWTDEAAVTVVVASHGYPESPRTGDVIEGLDEAGAVPGVDVLHAGTAAGADGAVVSAGGRVLSVVGTGEDLAAARATAYAGVDRIALAGSHHRSDIARAAAEG, encoded by the coding sequence GTGAAGATCCTCGTCGTCGGGGCCGGCGCCCGCGAGCACGCCCTCACCCTGGCCCTGTCCCGCGACCCGCAGGTGACCGACCTGCACGCCGCACCCGGCAACCCGGGGATCGGCGCGCTCGCGACGCTGCACGCGGTCGACCCGCTGGACGGCGCCGCGGTGGCCGACCTCGCGACGACGCTGGGCGCCGACCTGGTCGTCGTCGGCCCCGAGGCGCCGCTCGTCGCGGGGGTCGCCGACGCCGTGCGCGCCGCGGGGGTCCCGGTGTTCGGGCCGAGCGCGCAGGCCGCGCGGCTCGAGGGCTCGAAGGCGTTCGCCAAGGAGGTCATGGCCGCCGCCGGCGTGCCGACCGCCGACCCGGTCGTCGTCACCGAGGCGTCGGCCGCCGAGGCCGCGCTCGACACGTTCGGCGCGCCGTACGTCGTGAAGGACGACGGCCTCGCCGCCGGCAAGGGCGTGGTCGTCACCGAGGACCGGTCCGTCGCGCTCGAGCACGCGCTCGCCTGCCTGGCCAAGCCGGGCGGCCGCGTCGTCGTCGAGGACTACCTGGACGGCCCCGAGGTCTCGCTGTTCGTCCTGTCGGACGGCACCCACGTCGTCCCGCTCGTGCCGGCGCAGGACTTCAAGCGCGTCGGCGACGCGGACACGGGCCCGAACACCGGCGGCATGGGCGCGTACACGCCGCTGCCGTGGGCGCCGGAGGGGCTGGTCGACGAGGTCGTGGCCCAGGTCGCCCGGCCGACGGTGGACGAGATGGCCCGGCGCGGGACGCCGTTCGTCGGCGTCCTGTACTGCGGGCTCGCGCTGACCAGCCGCGGTACCCGGGTCGTGGAGTTCAACGCCCGGTTCGGCGACCCGGAGACCCAGGTCGTCCTGGCCCGGCTGGCGACGCCGCTCGCGGGCGTGCTGCTCGCCGCGGCGACCGGCGGGCTCGGCGACCTGCCTCCGCTGGAGTGGACCGACGAGGCGGCGGTGACCGTCGTCGTCGCCTCGCACGGCTACCCGGAGTCCCCGCGGACCGGGGACGTGATCGAGGGCCTGGACGAGGCCGGGGCGGTCCCCGGCGTCGACGTGCTGCACGCCGGCACGGCCGCCGGCGCGGACGGCGCGGTCGTGTCGGCGGGCGGCCGGGTGCTCTCGGTCGTCGGCACGGGCGAGGACCTGGCGGCGGCGCGCGCGACGGCGTACGCCGGCGTCGACCGCATCGCGCTGGCCGGCTCCCACCACCGCTCCGACATCGCCCGGGCGGCGGCGGAGGGCTGA
- a CDS encoding adenylosuccinate synthase, with product MPAVVVLGTQWGDEGKGKATDQLGSRIDYVVKFNGGNNAGHTVVVNGEKYALHLLPSGILSPGVVPVIGNGVVIDIAVLFEEIDALEARGVSAERLLVSSAAHVIAPYHRTIDKVTERFLGKRKIGTTGRGIGPAYADKINRVGIRIQDLFDENILRQKVEGALDQKNHLLVKVYNRRAITVDETVEDLLGYAERLRPYVADTPLVLNQALDAGKTLVFEAGQATMLDIDHGTYPFVTSSSATAGGACTGSGIGPTRIDRVVGVAKAYTTRVGEGPYPTELFDEDGEWLRQTGGEFGTTTGRPRRTGWYDAVVARYSSRVNGLTDLVVTKLDVLTGRDKIPVAVAYDVDGRRFDEMPDDQSDYHHAKPVYEYLDGWTEDISGARELEDLPANAQRYLARLEEISGTRISAVGVGPGREATVAIHDLLG from the coding sequence ATGCCGGCCGTCGTGGTGCTCGGGACCCAGTGGGGCGACGAGGGCAAGGGCAAGGCGACCGACCAGCTCGGGTCGCGGATCGACTACGTGGTGAAGTTCAACGGCGGCAACAACGCCGGGCACACCGTGGTCGTGAACGGCGAGAAGTACGCCCTGCACCTGCTGCCGTCGGGCATCCTGTCGCCCGGCGTCGTGCCGGTCATCGGCAACGGCGTCGTCATCGACATCGCGGTCCTGTTCGAGGAGATCGACGCGCTGGAGGCCCGCGGGGTCTCCGCCGAGCGGCTGCTCGTCTCCTCCGCCGCGCACGTCATCGCGCCGTACCACCGCACGATCGACAAGGTCACCGAGCGGTTCCTCGGCAAGCGGAAGATCGGCACGACCGGCCGCGGCATCGGCCCCGCGTACGCGGACAAGATCAACCGGGTCGGCATCCGCATCCAGGACCTGTTCGACGAGAACATCCTGCGGCAGAAGGTCGAGGGCGCCCTCGACCAGAAGAACCACCTGCTCGTGAAGGTCTACAACCGCCGGGCCATCACGGTCGACGAGACGGTCGAGGACCTGCTCGGCTACGCGGAGCGGCTGCGCCCGTACGTCGCGGACACCCCGCTCGTGCTCAACCAGGCCCTCGACGCCGGCAAGACGCTGGTGTTCGAGGCGGGCCAGGCCACGATGCTCGACATCGACCACGGCACCTACCCGTTCGTCACGTCGTCGTCGGCGACCGCGGGCGGCGCCTGCACCGGCTCCGGCATCGGCCCGACCCGCATCGACCGCGTCGTCGGCGTGGCCAAGGCCTACACGACCCGCGTCGGCGAGGGCCCGTACCCGACGGAGCTGTTCGACGAGGACGGCGAGTGGCTCCGGCAGACCGGCGGCGAGTTCGGCACCACCACCGGCCGCCCCCGCCGCACCGGCTGGTACGACGCCGTCGTGGCCCGGTACTCCTCGCGGGTCAACGGCCTCACGGACCTGGTCGTCACCAAGCTCGACGTGCTCACCGGGCGGGACAAGATCCCCGTGGCCGTGGCGTACGACGTGGACGGCCGCCGGTTCGACGAGATGCCGGACGACCAGAGCGACTACCACCACGCGAAGCCCGTCTACGAGTACCTGGACGGCTGGACCGAGGACATCTCCGGCGCCCGCGAGCTCGAGGACCTGCCGGCGAACGCGCAGCGGTACCTGGCGCGGCTCGAGGAGATCAGCGGCACCCGGATCTCCGCGGTCGGCGTCGGCCCGGGCCGCGAGGCGACCGTCGCGATCCACGACCTGCTGGGCTGA
- a CDS encoding DUF3151 domain-containing protein, whose product MTGANLLGPEPTRLPDGADADARAVLTAGGDPRDAARRAPASSLAWALLAERALRDEGDPVAAYAYARTGYHRGLDALRRAGWRGQGPIPADHEPNQGFLRALLALAEAAEAIEEDEEAARCAQFLVDSGTSAAEVAGLR is encoded by the coding sequence ATGACCGGAGCCAACCTCCTCGGACCCGAGCCCACCCGCCTCCCGGACGGGGCCGACGCCGACGCGCGCGCCGTGCTGACCGCCGGCGGCGACCCGCGCGACGCCGCGCGCCGCGCGCCCGCCTCGTCGCTCGCCTGGGCGCTGCTCGCCGAGCGCGCCCTGCGGGACGAGGGCGACCCGGTCGCGGCCTACGCCTACGCGCGCACCGGCTACCACCGCGGGCTGGACGCGCTGCGCCGCGCGGGCTGGCGTGGCCAGGGCCCGATCCCGGCGGACCACGAGCCGAACCAGGGCTTCCTGCGCGCGCTGCTCGCGCTCGCCGAGGCCGCCGAGGCCATCGAGGAGGACGAGGAGGCCGCGCGGTGCGCGCAGTTCCTCGTCGACTCCGGCACCTCCGCGGCGGAGGTCGCGGGGCTGCGCTGA
- a CDS encoding STAS domain-containing protein, with product MIEIATSAATTTLVIAGDLDLAERDQFPEIAARVVGLRRQLLVIDMCGVTFMDSTGAAFLISLADASRKRGGATVLRGADPRDLFVLEICGALELFRIDADHRCAADEADAGQGPVTQDASTGV from the coding sequence ATGATCGAGATCGCCACCTCGGCCGCGACGACCACCCTCGTCATCGCCGGCGACCTCGACCTGGCCGAGCGCGACCAGTTCCCCGAGATCGCCGCCCGCGTGGTCGGCCTGCGGCGCCAGCTGCTCGTCATCGACATGTGCGGCGTGACGTTCATGGACTCGACGGGCGCCGCGTTCCTCATCTCGCTGGCCGACGCGAGCCGCAAGCGCGGCGGCGCGACCGTCCTGCGCGGCGCGGACCCGCGCGACCTGTTCGTGCTGGAGATCTGCGGCGCGCTCGAGCTGTTCCGGATCGACGCCGACCACCGGTGCGCCGCGGACGAGGCGGACGCCGGCCAGGGCCCCGTGACGCAGGACGCGTCCACCGGCGTCTGA
- a CDS encoding SpoIIE family protein phosphatase, translating to MVVNSTPGDGAAETVGSIGRAVGQIVGMPVLVVAAEPPRWPVVWVNHAFTEVTGLTLDDVAGPAVDLIALSAEDSSGLHQLQDAVLDRRATSALLRLRRAGGDWFWARTVVTPVTAEGAEDPTHWVAALVDVTDQVHRDAAVAAEVEVVRRESEDLALIGAVSDLVMDLDDPYGLRAIAELLALRVVGWAGFYVDDDGLQAADGVDVTRAPRASGRRHGPGGTGVPFVARRGARPAGEDPVQRLLDGEGEPHLVLDLDTDAPHPPGTASAWLAADLRARVPGGVGAGHVAVLPLPGRHRVLGLLAVVPRAAVGPDLVHDAPARGGVDERTRTILSLTARRVGLAMENVRLYAREHRVAETLQRAMLPEQAEVEGLDVWSYYAPNVVYAQVGGDWYDVAQITEDVVGVVIGDVVGHDVEAAAAMGQLRSVVRAYAFEVTEPGPVLERVDQLVGGMRIPRSAGLVLTTLTRRDAEDGGCPSWHLEYSRAGHLPALLVRDGAVTLLDEAGGPLIGFGDGHRRTARHDLRPGDVLVFYTDGLIERRDRALLDGLTALREVAAGATAVDAAGIGEELLARLADSPEDDVAVVVVRIPDLTDTSGHGGNVRSRRWQLPSEPGSIARARHAVLRTSHAWELGDASNAELVVSELVANAVLHGWGRVTLRLHDTGEGLRIEVEDSNPTPPVATEGHPGRIGGFGMRIVERLADWGWRPSRGGKVVWARVRPTEPSVLEGPRGGV from the coding sequence GTGGTGGTCAACTCCACGCCCGGGGACGGCGCCGCGGAGACCGTCGGCTCCATCGGGCGGGCGGTGGGCCAGATCGTCGGGATGCCGGTCCTCGTGGTCGCCGCCGAGCCGCCCCGCTGGCCCGTCGTCTGGGTCAACCACGCCTTCACCGAGGTGACCGGCCTCACGCTCGACGACGTCGCCGGGCCTGCGGTCGACCTGATCGCGCTGTCCGCGGAGGACTCGTCCGGTCTGCACCAGCTGCAGGACGCCGTCCTGGACCGCCGCGCCACCTCCGCGCTGCTCCGGCTGCGCCGCGCCGGCGGCGACTGGTTCTGGGCGCGCACCGTCGTCACCCCGGTCACCGCCGAGGGGGCCGAGGACCCGACGCACTGGGTGGCGGCGCTCGTCGACGTGACCGACCAGGTGCACCGCGACGCCGCCGTCGCCGCGGAGGTCGAGGTCGTGCGCCGGGAGAGCGAGGACCTCGCGCTCATCGGCGCGGTCTCCGACCTGGTGATGGACCTCGACGACCCGTACGGCCTGCGCGCGATCGCCGAGCTGCTCGCGCTCCGGGTGGTCGGCTGGGCGGGGTTCTACGTGGACGACGACGGGCTGCAGGCCGCGGACGGCGTCGACGTCACCCGGGCCCCGCGTGCGTCCGGTCGCCGGCACGGGCCGGGCGGCACCGGCGTGCCGTTCGTCGCGCGCCGCGGCGCCCGGCCCGCCGGGGAGGACCCCGTGCAGCGCCTGCTCGACGGCGAGGGCGAGCCGCACCTCGTCCTCGACCTGGACACCGACGCCCCCCACCCCCCGGGCACCGCGTCGGCGTGGCTGGCGGCCGACCTGCGCGCGCGGGTGCCCGGCGGCGTCGGCGCCGGGCACGTCGCGGTGCTGCCGCTGCCCGGCCGGCACCGCGTGCTCGGCCTGCTCGCGGTGGTCCCGCGCGCCGCCGTCGGTCCGGACCTCGTGCACGACGCCCCCGCGCGCGGCGGCGTCGACGAGCGCACCCGCACCATCCTGTCGCTCACGGCGCGCCGGGTCGGGCTCGCCATGGAGAACGTGCGGCTGTACGCCCGGGAGCACCGGGTGGCGGAGACGCTGCAGCGGGCGATGCTCCCGGAGCAGGCCGAGGTCGAGGGCCTGGACGTCTGGTCCTACTACGCGCCGAACGTCGTCTACGCCCAGGTGGGCGGCGACTGGTACGACGTCGCGCAGATCACCGAGGACGTCGTCGGCGTGGTGATCGGCGACGTCGTCGGCCACGACGTCGAGGCCGCGGCGGCCATGGGCCAGCTCAGGTCGGTCGTGCGGGCCTACGCCTTCGAGGTCACCGAGCCCGGCCCCGTGCTCGAGCGCGTGGACCAGCTCGTGGGCGGCATGCGCATCCCGCGGTCGGCGGGTCTCGTGCTCACCACGCTGACCCGGCGCGACGCCGAGGACGGCGGCTGCCCGAGCTGGCACCTGGAGTACTCCCGCGCCGGCCACCTGCCCGCGCTGCTCGTGCGGGACGGCGCGGTCACGCTGCTCGACGAGGCAGGCGGACCTCTCATCGGCTTCGGGGACGGGCACCGGCGCACGGCGCGGCACGACCTGCGGCCCGGCGACGTCCTGGTCTTCTACACGGACGGGCTCATCGAGCGCCGGGACCGCGCCCTGCTCGACGGCCTCACCGCGCTGCGCGAGGTGGCCGCGGGCGCGACCGCCGTCGACGCGGCGGGCATCGGCGAGGAGCTGCTGGCCCGGCTCGCGGACAGCCCCGAGGACGACGTCGCGGTCGTCGTCGTGCGCATCCCGGACCTGACCGACACCTCCGGGCACGGCGGCAACGTCCGCAGCCGGCGCTGGCAGCTGCCCAGCGAGCCCGGGTCCATCGCGCGCGCCCGGCACGCGGTCCTCCGGACCTCGCACGCCTGGGAGCTCGGCGACGCGTCGAACGCCGAGCTCGTCGTCTCCGAGCTGGTCGCCAACGCGGTCCTGCACGGCTGGGGCCGGGTCACGCTGCGCCTGCACGACACCGGCGAGGGGCTGCGGATCGAGGTCGAGGACTCCAACCCGACCCCGCCCGTGGCCACCGAGGGGCACCCGGGCCGGATCGGCGGGTTCGGCATGCGGATCGTCGAGCGGCTGGCCGACTGGGGCTGGCGGCCCTCGCGCGGCGGCAAGGTCGTGTGGGCGCGGGTCCGGCCGACGGAGCCGTCGGTGCTGGAGGGGCCGCGGGGCGGGGTCTGA
- a CDS encoding STAS domain-containing protein: MRDGNSTPPGGLAGDQGAEAAAAPTVPGPGEAAGEPGSVHVILSPDRTTIVLSGEVDADLGPDLAQATTDAEQAGVPIEVDAHHVTFMDSSGVAFLARLAMRTPHRVRLLHVPPTVQFLLEVTRIGELLDVVEDDHRD, encoded by the coding sequence GTGCGCGACGGTAACAGCACACCCCCGGGCGGGCTCGCCGGGGACCAGGGCGCGGAAGCCGCGGCCGCCCCGACCGTACCCGGTCCCGGGGAGGCCGCCGGCGAGCCGGGCTCGGTGCACGTCATCCTGTCCCCCGACCGGACCACGATCGTCCTCTCCGGCGAGGTCGACGCGGATCTCGGCCCGGACCTGGCGCAGGCGACCACCGACGCCGAGCAGGCGGGTGTGCCGATCGAGGTCGACGCGCACCACGTGACGTTCATGGACTCGTCGGGCGTGGCGTTCCTCGCCCGCCTGGCCATGCGAACCCCGCACCGGGTCCGGCTGCTGCACGTGCCGCCGACGGTGCAGTTCCTGCTCGAGGTCACCCGGATCGGCGAGCTGCTCGACGTGGTCGAGGACGACCACCGGGACTGA
- the fbaA gene encoding class II fructose-bisphosphate aldolase, with protein MPIATPEVYAEMIDRAKAGKFAYPAVNITSSQTITAALQGFAEAESDGILQVSVGGAEYASGSTVKDRVSGTRALAAYATEVAKGYGITVALHTDHCVKKNLDSWVRPLLALEAEEVKAGKNPTFQSHMFDGSDIPLDENLVIAAELLELSQAARTILEIEVGVVGGEEDGHEAEINEKLYTTSEDGLATVRALGAGEKGRYLTALTFGNVHGVYKPGAVKLRPSILADIQKAVGAEIGKENPFDLVFHGGSGSTAAEISEAVDNGVIKMNIDTDTQYAFTRPVVGHMFSNYDGVLKIDGEVGNKKAYDPRAWGKLAEAGMAARIVEAAQQLRSAGQRLR; from the coding sequence ATGCCCATCGCCACCCCCGAGGTGTACGCCGAGATGATCGACCGGGCGAAGGCGGGCAAGTTCGCCTACCCGGCCGTGAACATCACGTCCTCCCAGACCATCACCGCCGCGCTGCAGGGCTTCGCCGAGGCGGAGTCGGACGGCATCCTCCAGGTCTCCGTCGGTGGCGCCGAGTACGCGTCGGGCTCCACGGTCAAGGACCGCGTCTCGGGCACCCGCGCGCTCGCCGCGTACGCCACCGAGGTCGCCAAGGGCTACGGCATCACGGTCGCCCTGCACACGGACCACTGCGTCAAGAAGAACCTGGACTCCTGGGTCCGTCCGCTCCTGGCCCTGGAGGCCGAGGAGGTCAAGGCCGGCAAGAACCCGACCTTCCAGTCGCACATGTTCGACGGCTCCGACATCCCGCTGGACGAGAACCTCGTCATCGCGGCCGAGCTGCTCGAGCTGTCGCAGGCCGCGCGCACCATCCTCGAGATCGAGGTCGGCGTCGTGGGCGGCGAGGAGGACGGCCACGAGGCCGAGATCAACGAGAAGCTGTACACCACCTCCGAGGACGGCCTGGCGACGGTCCGCGCCCTCGGTGCCGGCGAGAAGGGCCGCTACCTGACGGCCCTGACCTTCGGCAACGTGCACGGCGTGTACAAGCCGGGTGCCGTCAAGCTGCGCCCGTCGATCCTCGCGGACATCCAGAAGGCCGTCGGCGCGGAGATCGGCAAGGAGAACCCGTTCGACCTCGTGTTCCACGGCGGTTCGGGCTCCACGGCCGCGGAGATCTCCGAGGCGGTCGACAACGGCGTCATCAAGATGAACATCGACACCGACACCCAGTACGCGTTCACGCGTCCCGTGGTCGGCCACATGTTCAGCAACTACGACGGCGTGCTGAAGATCGACGGCGAGGTCGGCAACAAGAAGGCGTACGACCCGCGCGCCTGGGGCAAGCTGGCCGAGGCCGGCATGGCCGCCCGCATCGTCGAGGCCGCGCAGCAGCTGCGCTCGGCGGGCCAGCGCCTGCGCTGA
- a CDS encoding DUF1778 domain-containing protein: MPAEPPPADRTARLNMRIAPRALDTIRRAAAAQQQDVSSFVLGAAMERARAVLVEEGALVLTAREAAQLDEALGQDPRVVPELATLLREARELRARASGEGPTRV, from the coding sequence GTGCCCGCTGAACCGCCGCCGGCAGATCGCACCGCCCGGCTCAACATGCGCATCGCGCCCCGCGCCCTCGACACGATCCGCCGTGCGGCCGCAGCGCAGCAGCAGGACGTCTCGTCCTTCGTCCTCGGAGCGGCCATGGAGCGGGCGCGCGCTGTCCTGGTCGAGGAAGGGGCGCTGGTCCTCACCGCACGGGAGGCCGCGCAGCTCGACGAGGCACTGGGCCAGGACCCGCGCGTGGTGCCCGAGCTGGCCACGCTCCTGCGCGAGGCGCGCGAGCTGCGCGCCCGGGCCTCCGGGGAGGGTCCGACCCGGGTCTGA
- a CDS encoding GNAT family N-acetyltransferase, producing the protein MIVIRGFDRALVRRTTFWSGEPGLDLWFREQASQQERRHNVRTVLAVDDDAGRVAGYCSARACETVADAAFSRGGSAERYRVPAVLIARLAVDADYQGQGIGRLLVADALERIARVSRTLGFEVVVVHALHEAAARFYLACGFRRFRDQPLSLFLTTRDLRATVAEVDPG; encoded by the coding sequence GTGATCGTCATCCGCGGCTTCGACCGCGCACTCGTCCGTCGCACCACGTTCTGGTCCGGCGAGCCCGGCCTGGACCTCTGGTTCCGCGAGCAGGCGTCGCAGCAGGAACGTCGGCACAACGTCCGGACCGTGCTCGCCGTGGACGACGACGCAGGGCGGGTCGCCGGCTACTGCTCGGCGAGGGCGTGCGAAACCGTCGCGGACGCGGCCTTCTCGCGCGGTGGCAGCGCGGAGCGGTATCGCGTCCCCGCGGTGCTGATCGCCCGGCTGGCCGTCGACGCCGACTACCAGGGGCAGGGGATCGGCAGGCTCCTGGTCGCCGACGCCCTCGAGCGCATCGCGCGCGTGTCCCGGACGCTCGGCTTCGAGGTCGTGGTCGTCCACGCCCTGCACGAGGCGGCCGCGCGGTTCTACCTCGCGTGCGGCTTCCGGCGGTTCCGTGATCAGCCGCTGTCGCTCTTCCTGACGACGCGCGACCTGCGCGCGACGGTGGCCGAGGTGGATCCCGGTTGA
- a CDS encoding RNA methyltransferase, whose translation MTAPGDGAPADPRDPEEVGVGPWPGGPGAWPDDPRLDPELLAQGDRRNVADRYRYWTVEAVVADLDTRRHPFHVAIENWAHDLNIGSVVRTANAFNAAGVHVVGRRRWNRRGAMVTDRYLHVHHHPDVEHLLAWAATAGPDGGPLPVLGVDNVPGSVPLDGYPVPRACVLLFGQESAGLSDAARAGADAVLHIDQYGSTRSINAGAAAAIAMHAWAVRHAGPPPA comes from the coding sequence GTGACCGCGCCCGGCGACGGCGCCCCGGCCGACCCCCGCGACCCCGAGGAGGTCGGCGTCGGCCCCTGGCCCGGCGGCCCGGGCGCCTGGCCCGACGACCCGCGCCTCGACCCGGAGCTGCTCGCGCAGGGCGACCGCCGCAACGTCGCCGACCGCTACCGGTACTGGACCGTCGAGGCCGTCGTCGCCGACCTGGACACCCGGCGGCACCCGTTCCACGTGGCCATCGAGAACTGGGCGCACGACCTCAACATCGGCTCGGTGGTCCGCACCGCCAACGCGTTCAACGCCGCGGGCGTGCACGTGGTCGGCCGGCGCCGGTGGAACCGCCGTGGCGCGATGGTCACCGACCGCTACCTGCACGTCCACCACCACCCGGACGTCGAGCACCTGCTGGCGTGGGCCGCGACGGCGGGCCCGGACGGCGGCCCGCTGCCGGTGCTGGGCGTCGACAACGTGCCGGGGTCCGTGCCGCTCGACGGCTACCCGGTGCCGCGGGCGTGCGTCCTGCTGTTCGGCCAGGAGTCCGCGGGGCTGTCCGACGCCGCGCGGGCCGGCGCGGACGCGGTGCTGCACATCGACCAGTACGGTTCGACGCGGTCGATCAACGCGGGCGCGGCGGCCGCGATCGCGATGCACGCGTGGGCGGTCCGGCACGCGGGACCGCCGCCGGCCTGA
- the purT gene encoding formate-dependent phosphoribosylglycinamide formyltransferase → MTTSPQAGEPGVLGTPLSPGATRVLLLGSGELGKEVAIELQRLGVEVVAVDRYPDAPAMQVAHRSHVVDMLDPAALRAVLDAERPHVVVPEIEAIATHVLAEVEAAGVRVVPTARATVLTMDREGIRRLAAEELGLPTSPYRFVDDLTALHAAVSEVGVPCVVKPVMSSSGKGQSVVRTAADVEAAWAYAQSGGRATADDGAAVRVIVEGFVRFDSEITLLTVRHAGGTTFCAPVGHVQVDGDYRESWQPAPLPPGTLAEAQRVAAAVTDALGGWGLFGVELFVVGDRVLFSEVSPRPHDTGLVTLASQDSSEFALHARAVLGLPVGEVLELGPAASCAVLAEGDGVPRFSGVDAALAVPTAQVRLFGKPSVAGRRRVAVTVARGADVEQARERARESAAALTVDLV, encoded by the coding sequence GTGACGACCTCCCCGCAGGCCGGCGAGCCCGGCGTCCTCGGCACCCCGCTCAGCCCTGGCGCGACCCGCGTGCTGCTGCTCGGCTCCGGCGAGCTCGGCAAGGAGGTCGCGATCGAGCTCCAGCGCCTCGGCGTCGAGGTGGTCGCCGTCGACCGGTACCCCGACGCGCCCGCGATGCAGGTGGCGCACCGGTCGCACGTCGTCGACATGCTCGACCCGGCTGCGCTGCGGGCCGTCCTCGACGCCGAGCGCCCGCACGTCGTGGTCCCGGAGATCGAGGCCATCGCGACGCACGTGCTCGCCGAGGTCGAGGCCGCCGGGGTCCGGGTGGTGCCGACCGCGCGCGCCACCGTCCTGACGATGGACCGGGAGGGCATCCGGCGGCTCGCCGCGGAGGAGCTCGGCCTGCCCACGTCGCCGTACCGGTTCGTCGACGACCTGACCGCCCTGCACGCGGCGGTGTCCGAGGTCGGCGTGCCGTGCGTGGTCAAGCCGGTCATGTCGTCGTCGGGCAAGGGGCAGTCGGTGGTCCGGACCGCGGCCGACGTCGAGGCGGCGTGGGCGTACGCGCAGTCCGGCGGCCGCGCCACCGCCGACGACGGTGCCGCGGTGCGGGTGATCGTCGAGGGCTTCGTGCGGTTCGACTCGGAGATCACCCTGCTCACCGTCCGGCACGCCGGCGGCACCACGTTCTGCGCGCCGGTCGGGCACGTGCAGGTCGACGGCGACTACCGGGAGTCCTGGCAGCCCGCGCCGCTCCCGCCGGGCACGCTCGCCGAGGCGCAGCGGGTCGCCGCCGCGGTGACCGACGCGCTCGGCGGCTGGGGCCTGTTCGGCGTCGAGCTGTTCGTCGTCGGGGACCGGGTGCTGTTCTCCGAGGTGTCGCCGCGCCCGCACGACACCGGACTCGTCACGCTCGCGTCCCAGGACTCCTCGGAGTTCGCCCTGCACGCCCGCGCCGTGCTCGGGCTGCCCGTGGGCGAGGTCCTGGAGCTCGGGCCGGCCGCCTCCTGCGCCGTCCTCGCCGAGGGCGACGGCGTGCCGCGGTTCTCGGGGGTCGACGCGGCGCTCGCGGTGCCGACCGCGCAGGTGCGGCTGTTCGGCAAGCCGTCCGTCGCGGGCCGACGGCGGGTCGCGGTGACCGTCGCCCGCGGCGCCGACGTGGAGCAGGCGCGGGAGCGGGCGCGGGAGTCGGCGGCCGCCCTGACCGTGGACCTGGTGTGA
- a CDS encoding VTT domain-containing protein, producing MPASAALVSLVPALGAQPALLPDWLDAEHLISSFGSYALIGIVVVVFIETGLLFPLLPGDSLLFTAGALVAQEALDFPLWLLCVLLFAAAFLGDQVAYFIGNKVGPRLFRRPDSKIFKQQYIDQTYAYFDKYGGRTVILARFVPIVRTYAPVAAGVGGMRYRTFVSYNVVGALLWGVGVTVLGYLLGTISFVRDNIEALAVLIVLVSVIPVAIELWRGRRAAKRGQVTADGRDERYDEPAERAAVERKAFDQ from the coding sequence ATGCCTGCGTCAGCCGCGCTCGTGTCGCTCGTCCCTGCCCTCGGCGCCCAGCCCGCGCTGCTGCCGGACTGGCTCGACGCGGAGCACCTCATCTCCTCGTTCGGCTCGTACGCGCTGATCGGGATCGTCGTCGTCGTGTTCATCGAGACGGGGCTGCTGTTCCCGCTGCTCCCCGGCGACTCGCTGCTGTTCACGGCGGGCGCGCTCGTCGCGCAGGAGGCGCTGGACTTCCCGCTGTGGCTGCTCTGCGTGCTGCTGTTCGCGGCGGCGTTCCTCGGCGACCAGGTGGCCTACTTCATCGGCAACAAGGTCGGGCCGCGGCTGTTCCGCCGGCCCGACTCGAAGATCTTCAAGCAGCAGTACATCGACCAGACCTACGCCTACTTCGACAAGTACGGCGGCCGGACGGTGATCCTGGCCCGGTTCGTGCCGATCGTGCGCACCTACGCCCCGGTCGCCGCGGGCGTCGGCGGCATGCGGTACCGGACGTTCGTGTCGTACAACGTCGTCGGCGCCCTGCTGTGGGGCGTCGGCGTCACGGTGCTCGGCTACCTGCTCGGCACGATCTCGTTCGTCCGGGACAACATCGAGGCGCTGGCGGTGCTGATCGTCCTCGTCTCGGTGATCCCGGTCGCGATCGAGCTGTGGCGCGGCCGCCGGGCGGCGAAGCGCGGCCAGGTCACCGCGGACGGCCGCGACGAGCGCTACGACGAGCCCGCCGAGCGCGCCGCCGTGGAGCGGAAGGCGTTCGACCAGTGA